TAGGCCCGACCGATCCGGTGTTGGCCAGCACGGTGTTTGGGGTGCGCTTCCCGGCACCACTCGGGCTGGCCGCCGGTTTCGACAAGGACGGTACCGGACTGGCCACTTGGGGCCCGATGGGCTTCGGCTACGCCGAGATCGGCACCGTCACAGCGCATCCGCAGCCCGGCAACCCGGCCCCGCGCTTGTTCCGGCTCGCCGACGACCGCGCCCTGCTGAACCGGATGGGGTTCAACAACCACGGCGCCGGGGCACTGGCGATCCGACTCGCTCGGCACCGCCCCGAGGTGCCGATTGGGGTAAACATCGGCAAGACCAAAAAGACCCCGGCCGGCGACACGGTCGACGACTACCGGGCTAGCGCCCGGTTGGTCGGCCCGCTGGCGTCGTATCTGGTGGTCAATGTCAGCTCCCCGAACACCCCGGGCCTGCGCGATCTGCAGGCAGTCAAGTCACTGCGACCCATCCTGTCAGCCGTCCTGGCCGAAACCTCAACGCCGGTGCTGGTGAAAATCGCGCCGGATATCTCCGACTCCGACATCGACGACATCGCGGACCTAGCCGTCGAGCTGGGCTTGGCCGGCATCGTCGCGACCAACACCACGGTGTCGCGTGACGGCCTGGTCACGCCGGGGGTCGACCAGTTGGGTGACGGTGGCATCTCGGGACCACCGGTGGCGGACCGCGCTATCCAGGTGCTGCGCCGGCTCTATGACCGGATCGGTGATCGGTTGGCGCTGATCAGCGTGGGCGGTATCGAAACCGCGGACGACGCTTGGGATCGCATCACAGCGGGTGCGTCGCTGCTGCAGGGCTACACCGGCTTCGTCTACGGCGGGGGCTGGTGGGCCAAGGACATACATAAGGGCATTGCCCGCAGGCTGCATGACGGCGGGTTCTCCTCGCTGCGCGAGGCTGTCGGGTCGGCAAGACGTCGCCAGCCCAGCTAGGGCTTCGAATTTCCTTCCGGCACAAGGTCGGCGGCGAAGAACGCCGCTTAACGCTGCTGGTAGGTGCCGAAGAGGACGGCCCGCGCAATCGCGTGCTGGAACAGGTTGAATCCGAGATATGCCGGGCTGGCATCCTCGGCGAGGTCGAGCTTTTCGACCGTCACGGCGTGTACCGCGACGTAGTAGCGGTGTACCCCATGCCCGGGAGGCGGGGCTGCACCCACGTAGCGGCGCATGCCGGCGTCGTTGACCAACGTCAGTGCGCCACCCGGGAGTTCGCGGCCATCGCCCACGCCCTCGGGCAACTCCGTGACGTCGGCCGGCAGGTTGGCCACCGCCCAGTGCCAGAATCCGGACAGGGTCGGAGCATCGGGGTCGTAGACGGTCACCGCGAAGCTGCGGGTCTCGCCGGGAAATCCGGACCAGGCCAGCTGCGGACTGGCGTCCTCCCCGCCCGCGCCCATGATCCCGCTGACTTGGGGTGTCGCCAGCGGCTGCCCGTCGGTGATCGAGGTTGAAGTCAGGTTGAAGGACGGCAGTTTGGGCAACGCGGCATACGGGTCAGGTGGCAACGTCATGGTCAGTCCTTTCGGGTGATCGTCATTTTCCGACTAGCCTCGACTTTTCCGGCTAGCAGTTTGTCAGGAAGTTGGTCAGCACCTCGGTGCCGAACCGCAACGCATCGATGGGTACCCGCTCATCGACGCCGTGGAACAACGAGGCGAAATCCAATTCCGGTGGCAACCGCAGCGGACTGAAGCCGAAGCACCGAATACCCAACCGCGCGAACGCCTTCGCATCCGTTCCACCGGAAAGCATGTAAGGCACCGTACGACCGTCCGGGTCGACCGCCAGTACCGCGGCGTTCATGGCGTCGACCAGGTCGCCGTCGAAGCTGGTCTCATATGACGGCAGATCTCTGATCCACTCCCGGGTCACGTCGGGTCCGATCAACGCGTCGATCTCGGCCTCGAACGCCGCCTGACGACCTGGTAGCACGCGACAGTCCACGACTGCCTCCGCCGTCGCCGGGACGACGTTGGCCTTGTACCCGGCCTTGAGCATCGTTGGGTTTGCGGTGTCGTGCAGCACCGCCTTCAGCATGCGGGCCATCGGACCAAGCTTGTCGATCGTCCCGGCCAGATCCGGCGAGTCAAGGTCGAAGGTCAGGCCGGTCTCCTCGCCGACGACGGCCAGGAACTGGGCGACGGTGTCGGTGCAGACCAGCGGAAACTGGTGACGGCCTAGCCGGGCGACCACTTCAGCAAGGGTGGTGACCGCATTCTGATCGTGCACCATCGAGCCGTGCCCGGCCCGGCCGCGTGCCGTCAGCCGCATCCACTGGATGCCCTTCTCGGCCGTTTCGATGAGGTACAGGCGGCGCTCACCCCCGTCGGGGCGGGGCACGGTCAGCGAGAAGCCGCCGACTTCACCGATCGCCTCGGTGACGCCGTCCAACAGATCAGGTCTGTTGTCGACCAGCCACTGCGACCCGAATTTGCCGCCGTGCTCCTCGTCGGCGACGAACGCGAACACCAGATCGCGTGGCGGCACGATACCGGCCCGTCGAAAGTGGCGAGCAACCACAATCATCATGCCGACCATGTCCTTCATGTCGACGGCGCCGCGGCCCCAGACGTAGCCATCCTCGATCGCGCCGGAAAACGGGTGCACGCTCCATTCGGCCGCTTCGGCCGGCACCACATCGAGATGCCCGTGCACCAGCAGCGCGCCGCGGGAACTATCGGCGCCCGCCAGCCGGGCGAACACATTGCCGCGGCCGCGCGCACCGGATTCGACATATTCAGGCTGGTAGCCGACTTCGGCGAGCTGCTCGGCGATCCATTGCGCGCATTCGGCCTCGCCTTTAGTGGTCTCGGGTTCGCCGCTGTTGGTGGTATCGAACCGGATAAGCCTGCTAACAACCTGGGCGACATCATCGCTCTGGTCAATTGAAGCGTCGGTCTCACCTGTCACAATCACCCTTCCTACCACTCGTAACGCCGCCGAGCCGATCGCCCCACCGGTCCCGCATCGTCGCCGAGGTGGGTTGGGCCGGTGCGGGACAATCCGATAGCCTTAGCTGCCAGCCCGGGTGGTTGGTTGGGTCCGAGTGGCGGAATGGCAGACGCGCTAGCTTGAGGTGCTAGTGCCCTACTAATGGGCGTGGGGGTTCAAGTCCCCCCTCGGACACCGTGTGATCTGTCGGACTTTGGGGCGCCATGTCCCGGCGATGGCCGTCCGCAGCCATCCGATCTGAGCCACCTAGTCAATGCCGTTGATACACGGCGACATTCAGTTCGTCTCAGACCGCAACCGGACGACATCAGCCGACTGCGACCAAGCGTTGCCTGCCGGAGACAGGGAAGTCTTCGCCAACCCGGTTCCGGACCCCGCCGCGCGGTCGTAGGCTTGAATGGCCAGCAGCCGGAAGTGCGACCAATGAACCCACCAGGTGGCTTTCTCCGGCGGACGCCGACGCGCAGGTTCCGCGACCGCCGCGATGCCGGCCGCGTATTGGCTGACGAGCTGGCGTCCTACCGCGGCAGGGACGGATTGCTCGTCCTCGGGCTTGCCCGCGGTGGCGTGCCCGTCGGCTGGGAAGTCGCCGCCGCACTAAACGCCGAATTGGATGTGTTCCTGGTTCGCAAGCTCGGCGTGCCGCAGTGGCGTGAACTCGCGATGGGCGCGTTGGCCAGTGGCGGCGGGGTTGTGATGAACGACGACGTGGTTTCCAGCTTGCACATCACCGACGAGCAGGTGCGCGTGGTGATCGCCAACGAAACGGCAGAGCTGGAGCGGCGCGAGCGGGTGTATCGGGGCGGGCGCCCCGTCGCCGACCCGCGAGGCAAGATCGTGCTCCTGGTCGACGACGGCATCGCCACGGGCGCGAGCATGCTGGCGGCAGTGCGGGCGGTACGTTCCGCCGGACCGCAGGCAATCGTCGTCGCGGTCCCCGTCGGGCCCGCGACCGCCTGCCGTGAGCTCGCGGCGGAAGCCGATGACGTGGTGTGCGCAACCATGCCGGCAGCGTTTGAGGCCGTCGGCCAGGTCTACGCAGACTTTCATCAGGTCACCGACGACGAGGTCCGCGAGCTACTCACCACGCCAACTAGACGCCACGGAAATGGATTGCTGACCGACGCTACGTGACGCTGTCGTCGCCGCTGCGGTCGGCCGACACCGCCGATTCCTCGCTCGCTTCGCTGGCTTCCTCCGACGACTCGTCACTGCCGGAGTCACCGGTGGCGGCCTCGCCCTCGTCGGAAGCTTCCTCCGGGTAGTCGACGTAGACTTCCTCGTCGACCGCGCTGTCCGCCGCGTCGTCCTCGTCTCCGTCGCCCGCGATAACTTGCTGGCGCTCTCGCAACCCATCGATGATCAGCAGCACCACCCCCAGCACGCTGGCCCCGATACACACCCAGGCCACCAGCTCGTTGCTGGTGACCACCGCGAACACCAAAGCAACGAGCCCAATCAGGGCCAATACGAGCGCAATGATCAGCATCGGTCATCCTCCGGCCGGCTAGCAGCGACTGCCCAACCTACCAGGGGCTCGGTGCCGACCTGGAAGCCCGGCGAGTCGCCGGCTGGTCCCGGCTTAGTCCCGGCTAGTTATTGCCCCGGTTGAATTGCTCGAAGCCACTCGCGTCCGCATTGGAATCGACCGGCGCCGCCGATCCACGCTGGCCCAGTTCCTCCAGCTGGGATTCCAGGTAGGTCTTGAGCCTGGTGCGGTACTCACGTTCGAACGTGCGCAGCTGCTCGAGGCGGCCTTCTAGCACCGTGCGCTGCTGGTTGATCGTCCCCATGATCTCGGAATGCTTGCGTTCCGCATCGGCCTGCAAAGCGTCGGCCTTCTCCTGCGCTTGGCGCAACTGGGCCTCGGATCGGGTTTGAGCATCGGCCAGCATCGCGTCGGCGCGTTGGCGGGCCTCGGCGACCGTGGTGTCGGCGGTGTGCCGAGCCTCGCTGAGGATCTGGTCCGCGTTGGCGCGGGCATCGGCCAGCATCTTGTCGGACTCGGCTTTGGCGGTGCTGGTCAGCCGGTCGGCGGTGTCTTGGGCCAGACTCAGAACCCGAGCCGCCTTAATGGCCTGTTCCTCGTTCGTCCCCGCCGGAACCGCAGCCGGCGCGGGCTTTGCCGGTTCGGGTTCGTAGGCCGGGATTGCCTGGGTGGCCTGCGCGATAGCGCCGGCGCCGGCGCCGCCGCCCGCGGCCAGCTCTTGATCCAGCTCGTTGATCCGCTGGCGCAGATCGGAGTTCTCTTCGATCAGGCGCGTCAGCTCGTTTTCCACCAGGTCGAGGAAGGCGTCGACCTCATCTTCGTTGTACCCACGTTTGCCGATAGGCGGCTTACTGAACGCCACATTGTGGACGTCGGCAGGTGTAAGCGGCATTGTTTGTCCCCTCGAGTTCCTGGACGGTCAAACGATCTGGAAAGTGTAGAACGGAGTGGTTGCCGTCGCGCAACTACCGTCCATCCTGTCACACCAGACTCGGCGGTTGCCGATCGGACTAATAAATAAGGACCAATTTCAAACTCTGAGACCAATAAATCA
The nucleotide sequence above comes from Mycobacterium decipiens. Encoded proteins:
- a CDS encoding quinone-dependent dihydroorotate dehydrogenase, coding for MYGPVRRLLFLVPPERVHTLVFAVLRGITAVAPVRRLLLRLLGPTDPVLASTVFGVRFPAPLGLAAGFDKDGTGLATWGPMGFGYAEIGTVTAHPQPGNPAPRLFRLADDRALLNRMGFNNHGAGALAIRLARHRPEVPIGVNIGKTKKTPAGDTVDDYRASARLVGPLASYLVVNVSSPNTPGLRDLQAVKSLRPILSAVLAETSTPVLVKIAPDISDSDIDDIADLAVELGLAGIVATNTTVSRDGLVTPGVDQLGDGGISGPPVADRAIQVLRRLYDRIGDRLALISVGGIETADDAWDRITAGASLLQGYTGFVYGGGWWAKDIHKGIARRLHDGGFSSLREAVGSARRRQPS
- a CDS encoding DivIVA domain-containing protein, with the translated sequence MPLTPADVHNVAFSKPPIGKRGYNEDEVDAFLDLVENELTRLIEENSDLRQRINELDQELAAGGGAGAGAIAQATQAIPAYEPEPAKPAPAAVPAGTNEEQAIKAARVLSLAQDTADRLTSTAKAESDKMLADARANADQILSEARHTADTTVAEARQRADAMLADAQTRSEAQLRQAQEKADALQADAERKHSEIMGTINQQRTVLEGRLEQLRTFEREYRTRLKTYLESQLEELGQRGSAAPVDSNADASGFEQFNRGNN
- a CDS encoding M20/M25/M40 family metallo-hydrolase codes for the protein MTGETDASIDQSDDVAQVVSRLIRFDTTNSGEPETTKGEAECAQWIAEQLAEVGYQPEYVESGARGRGNVFARLAGADSSRGALLVHGHLDVVPAEAAEWSVHPFSGAIEDGYVWGRGAVDMKDMVGMMIVVARHFRRAGIVPPRDLVFAFVADEEHGGKFGSQWLVDNRPDLLDGVTEAIGEVGGFSLTVPRPDGGERRLYLIETAEKGIQWMRLTARGRAGHGSMVHDQNAVTTLAEVVARLGRHQFPLVCTDTVAQFLAVVGEETGLTFDLDSPDLAGTIDKLGPMARMLKAVLHDTANPTMLKAGYKANVVPATAEAVVDCRVLPGRQAAFEAEIDALIGPDVTREWIRDLPSYETSFDGDLVDAMNAAVLAVDPDGRTVPYMLSGGTDAKAFARLGIRCFGFSPLRLPPELDFASLFHGVDERVPIDALRFGTEVLTNFLTNC
- a CDS encoding YbhB/YbcL family Raf kinase inhibitor-like protein, with the translated sequence MTLPPDPYAALPKLPSFNLTSTSITDGQPLATPQVSGIMGAGGEDASPQLAWSGFPGETRSFAVTVYDPDAPTLSGFWHWAVANLPADVTELPEGVGDGRELPGGALTLVNDAGMRRYVGAAPPPGHGVHRYYVAVHAVTVEKLDLAEDASPAYLGFNLFQHAIARAVLFGTYQQR